A window of the Garra rufa chromosome 10, GarRuf1.0, whole genome shotgun sequence genome harbors these coding sequences:
- the snorc gene encoding protein SNORC: MAICSNYSGLSQLVFIGALAICMAFVQSETVSDSSPTLQNDNQDTLSGAGGFDMTTKVPFQDPTENAYTFDYEDGTHTITLEEEEVVLGPGAITAIVIAVFLGASVLLALIVITLRKFTAS; this comes from the exons ATGGCCATCTGCAGCAATTACAGTGGTTTATCTCAGCTCGTCTTCATTGGCGCTCTGGCCATCTGCATGGCTTTTGTGCAGTCAG AAACAGTTTCTGATTCCTCCCCTACGCTGCAAAATGATAACCAGGATACTCTATCCGGCGCTGGAGGCTTCGATATGACAACAAAAGTCCCTTTCCAAGACCCAACAGAAAACGCCTACACCTTTGATTATGAAGATGGAACACACACAATAACCCTGGAAGAGGAGGAAG TTGTGCTAGGGCCAGGAGCCATCACAGCTATCGTCATCGCTGTGTTCCTGGGAGCCTCTGTTCTTCTCGCCCTCATTGTGATCACCCTCCGAAAGTTCACTGCCTCTTAG